In the Phaseolus vulgaris cultivar G19833 chromosome 7, P. vulgaris v2.0, whole genome shotgun sequence genome, one interval contains:
- the LOC137828804 gene encoding auxin response factor 18-like, translating into MITFMDSKEKSKEAEKCLDPQLWHACAGGMVQMPAVNTKVYYFPQGHAEHACGAVNFRTCPKVSPLVPCRVASIKYMADPETDEVYAKLRLAPMSVNDADYDRDVVGPETQDKPASFAKTLTQSDANNGGGFSVPRYCAETIFPRLDYSADPPVQNILAKDVHGETWKFRHIYRGTPRRHLLTTGWSTFVNHKKLVAGDSIVFLRAENGDLCVGIRRAKKGIGGGPEGSSGWNPAGGSCPMAYGGFSPFLREEDNRILRNGNINGLNPSVTMTGRGKVRPEAVVEAANLAANKQPFEVVYYPRASTPEFCVKAPLVEAALQIRWCSGIRFKMAFETEDSSRISWFMGTISSVQVADPLNWPNSPWRLLQVTWDEPDLLQNVRRVSPWLVELVSNMPAIHLSPFSPPRKKLRLHQHPDFPLDGQIHLPTFSGNLLGPSNTNQFGCLPESTPAGMQGARHAHYGLSISDLHFSKLHSGLFPAGFPPLDHAATPMRISNNLTLQKPTISENVSCLLSMANSTQSSKKMDEGKKTPQLVLFGQKILTEQQISLSSSVDTFSPVLNRNCSSDGHADKVANFSDGSGSALHQHQQQHGQHQHQHERSSCERFQWYRDNPQETEAGLETGHCKVFMESEDVGRTMDLSLLRSYDELYRRLTDMFGIEKSEMLSQVLYRDSNGAVKHIGDEPFSDFIKSARRLTILMDSGSNNVGV; encoded by the exons ATGATTACGTTCATGGACTCAAAGGAGAAATCGAAGGAGGCGGAGAAGTGTTTGGATCCTCAACTATGGCATGCGTGTGCAGGTGGCATGGTGCAGATGCCAGCGGTGAACACCAAGGTCTATTACTTCCCTCAGGGCCATGCTGAACATGCATGTGGAGCGGTTAACTTCAGGACCTGTCCTAAGGTTTCGCCTTTGGTTCCATGCAGAGTGGCTTCCATCAAATACATGGCTGATCCTGAGACCGATGAGGTCTATGCCAAACTCAGGCTTGCTCCTATGAGCGTCAATGATGCTGATTATGACCGTGATGTTGTTGGACCTGAAACTCAGGACAAGCCTGCTTCATTTGCAAAAACCTTGACCCAATCTGATGCCAACAATGGTGGGGGGTTTTCTGTACCAAGGTACTGCGCTGAGACAATTTTCCCAAGGCTAGATTACTCGGCTGATCCTCCTGTTCAGAACATCCTTGCCAAGGATGTCCATGGAGAAACATGGAAATTTAGACACATCTACAGGGGCACGCCGAGGCGACATCTGTTGACCACTGGATGGAGTACTTTTGTGAATCACAAGAAGCTTGTTGCAGGAGACTCAATTGTGTTTTTGAGGGCGGAAAACGGGGATCTGTGTGTCGGGATTCGGCGAGCGAAGAAGGGGATTGGTGGAGGACCTGAGGGCTCCTCTGGGTGGAACCCTGCTGGAGGAAGTTGTCCTATGGCCTATGGTGGATTTTCACCTTTTCTGAGGGAGGAGGACAACAGAATCCTGAGAAATGGTAATATCAATGGGTTGAACCCAAGTGTGACTATGACGGGCAGAGGCAAAGTGCGACCAGAAGCTGTTGTTGAAGCTGCAAATCTCGCGGCCAATAAGCAACCATTTGAGGTTGTTTACTACCCTCGGGCAAGTACTCCGGAATTTTGTGTGAAGGCCCCACTAGTAGAAGCAGCACTGCAGATTAGGTGGTGTTCTGGAATAAGGTTCAAGATGGCCTTTGAAACTGAGGACTCCTCACGGATAAGTTGGTTCATGGGAACGATTTCTTCGGTTCAGGTTGCCGATCCCCTTAACTGGCCTAACTCACCTTGGAGACTTCTCCAG GTGACATGGGATGAACCAGATTTACTTCAAAACGTGAGAAGGGTGAGCCCTTGGCTGGTTGAATTGGTGTCAAACATGCCTGCCATTCATCTTTCCCCATTCTCGCCACCAAGGAAGAAATTGAGATTGCATCAACACCCAGATTTCCCCCTTGATGGCCAGATTCATTTGCCAACATTTTCCGGCAACCTTCTAGGTCCCAGCAACACCAACCAGTTTGGTTGTCTACCCGAAAGTACTCCTGCTGGCATGCAGGGAGCCAGGCATGCTCACTATGGTCTATCCATATCGGATCTCCACTTCAGTAAACTACATTCAGGTCTATTTCCTGCTGGTTTCCCGCCTCTTGATCACGCTGCTACGCCAATGAGAATCTCTAATAACCTCACATTGCAAAAGCCCACCATCAGTGAGAATGTCTCTTGCTTACTATCTATGGCAAATTCTACTCAATCTTCAAAGAAAATGGATGAAGGGAAGAAGACACCCCAGCTCGTGCTTTTCGGCCAAAAAATTCTCACCGAGCAGCAGATCTCTCTCAGCAGCTCCGTTGACACCTTCTCCCCAGTTCTTAACAGAAATTGTTCCTCCGATGGACATGCCGATAAAGTGGCTAATTTTTCTGATGGTTCTGGATCGGCTCTTCATCAGCATCAGCAGCAGCATGgccaacaccaacaccaacacGAACGTTCCTCTTGTGAGAGGTTTCAGTGGTACAGGGATAACCCCCAAGAAACCGAGGCCGGTCTGGAGACTGGTCATTGTAAAGTTTTTATGGAGTCAGAAGATGTAGGAAGGACTATGGACCTCTCATTGCTTCGGTCCTATGATGAACTCTACAGAAGGCTGACAGACATGTTTGGCATAGAAAAATCTGAGATGTTAAGTCAGGTGCTCTATCGCGATTCAAATGGAGCTGTCAAACACATTGGTGATGAACCATTCAG TGACTTCATAAAATCAGCCAGGAGGTTGACTATTCTCATGGATTCTGGCAGCAACAATGTAGGAGTGTAG
- the LOC137828805 gene encoding transcription initiation factor TFIID subunit 8 yields the protein MTNGDGRAVSDDFGRAAARLALAQLCNAAGFNGATASALDAFADIAIRYLLDVGRTAESYANHAGRSQCTVFDAIRAFEDLEAPRAFSGSGAGGVRDIMTFVESADEVPFAQPIPRFPVAQERRRIPSFDQMGETPPSKHIPAWLPALPDPHTYIHTAVWDERVSDPREDKIEQARQRRKAERSLLSLQKRLLLRNGSVEAKARTSGSPDSTILEPQGVDDDHKDVDKDVAPVVKVSVLDEGNGGDRNRVSVLEAFAPAIEMLGSGGLGADEDDGLGERDRSDLPAVRPTVHFKFRTGKKFIGESLDMRIRNKDASRTVALVGREDERDDKKRRAEYILKQSMENPQELTLL from the coding sequence ATGACCAACGGCGATGGAAGAGCCGTGTCGGACGACTTCGGCCGAGCCGCAGCGCGTCTCGCGTTGGCGCAGCTCTGCAACGCCGCTGGGTTCAACGGCGCCACTGCCTCTGCGCTGGACGCCTTCGCCGACATCGCAATCCGCTACCTCCTAGACGTAGGCAGAACTGCCGAGTCCTACGCGAACCACGCCGGCCGATCGCAGTGCACCGTCTTCGACGCGATTCGCGCGTTCGAGGACCTGGAAGCGCCACGAGCCTTTTCCGGCTCCGGCGCCGGCGGAGTCAGAGATATCATGACCTTCGTGGAATCGGCGGATGAGGTTCCGTTCGCTCAACCGATTCCTCGGTTTCCGGTCGCTCAGGAACGACGTCGCATTCCAAGTTTTGATCAGATGGGGGAGACTCCACCGTCGAAGCATATTCCCGCGTGGTTACCGGCTTTGCCCGATCCCCACACGTATATTCACACTGCAGTGTGGGATGAGAGGGTTTCTGATCCTCGTGAAGATAAAATTGAACAAGCTAGGCAGCGTAGGAAGGCTGAGAGGTCGTTGTTGAGTTTGCAGAAACGGTTGTTGTTGCGTAATGGGTCTGTGGAAGCTAAAGCAAGAACATCAGGTTCACCAGATAGTACTATTTTGGAACCTCAAGGTGTTGATGATGACCATAAGGATGTTGATAAAGATGTCGCTCCGGTTGTTAAGGTTTCAGTTTTGGATGAGGGTAATGGTGGTGATAGGAACCGTGTTTCGGTGTTGGAGGCCTTTGCTCCGGCAATTGAGATGCTTGGGAGTGGAGGGTTGGGTGCTGATGAGGATGATGGGTTGGGGGAGAGAGACAGAAGTGACCTTCCCGCTGTGAGACCTACTGTGCATTTTAAGTTTAGGACTGGGAAGAAGTTCATTGGGGAGTCGTTGGATATGAGAATTCGGAATAAGGATGCGTCGCGGACGGTGGCATTGGTTGGGAGAGAAGATGAGAGGGATGATAAGAAAAGGAGGGCTGAGTATATTCTCAAACAGTCTATGGAGAACCCGCAGGAACTCACTCTGTTGTAG
- the LOC137828806 gene encoding membrane magnesium transporter-like, whose amino-acid sequence MGLGFVVGFLGLLILSHAAYSTIQYRGLLKIKEEEFSGPPLNVVIGVSLGLAFCMWASLTVTGKFLSIHPNSEENRIVSLPANMDFMIFNHRYQVSPVETVAKLSH is encoded by the exons ATGGGTTTAGGTTTTGTAGTCGGATTCTTAGGCCTTCTCATTCTATCTCACGCAGCGTATTCCACCATCCAAT ACAGGGGTTTGTTGAAGATTAAGGAGGAAGAATTTTCTGGGCCTCCTTTGAAT GTGGTAATTGGGGTGTCTCTAGGACTAGCGTTTTGCATGTGGGCTTCACTAACCGTGACAGGGAAGTTTTTGTCCATCCACCCTAACTCTGAAGAGAATAG GATTGTTTCTTTACCAGCCAATATGGACTTCATGATCTTCAACCATCGATACCAAGTATCTCCTGTAGAAACGGTTGCGAAGCTTAGCCATTGA